Within Conexibacter woesei DSM 14684, the genomic segment TGGATGTGGAACGTGTGGAAGTCGTTGTTGCCGCCGATCACGTGGAACGCGACGTCCTGGCCGACCTTCGCGCGGAACGTCGGCGTGTTGCCGGCGTAGGCGTAGCCGTTCATGCAGTGCAGGACGCGGTTGAGGCCCGTCACCTCCGGCCCGAGCGAGTGGAACCAGACGATCTCCTCGACGTCCGGCGCCTTCGCCCCCTTCTCGCGCACGACGATCGCGCCGAAGAGGCCGCGGAACGTGTTGAGCGTGTGGTTGGGACCATGGTCGTGGTAGGGCCAGACGCCGACGGAGTCGGGCGGGCACTCCCACGTGTAGGTGAACTCCTCGTCGGGCGCGATGAAGCCGCCGACGCGCGTGAACGGACCGAAGTACGAGCCGTCGTAGTCGGGGTTGTATTTGACTCCATGCGGGTGCATCGTGATCGCCTGGCGGAAGTGCTCGTCGGCATTGCGCAGGTGGACGACGATCGTGTCGCCGACCTCCGCGTGGAGCGTCGGCCCGGGCATCGCCGCGGGGCCGATCGGGCGCGCGTAGCCGGGGCTGTAGAGCTGGTAGACGAACGCACGGAAGAGGCGCTTGGACTTCTTCTTCGGGACCGGTGCGTCCATCCACTCGTCGCGGCCGCTCGGCGCCCAGTCCCACATCAGCGAGCGCGCCTGGACCCAGTACTCGCGCACGCGCCCACCGGGCTGCGGCTGCGGCGTCGGGAATCTGTCCTTGTCGCGTGGGTCCAGCGCGATCCGTCTCGGCCGTCTGACCTTCGCCGCCGCCTTGTCGGCCGCGGCGACGGCGCGGACCGTCTCCTTCGGGTCGCTGGCGGTGCTGCCGGACGCGGCCAGCGTGCAGAACAGCGCGCCGGTGCCGCCGAGCGCGAGAAAGCCGCGCCGATCGACGCCGCCGAAACGGCTCGCGGACGGCGCGTCGAGCGACGGGACGTCGAACGCGTCATGCGGCGGCGCGCCCCCGGCGGGGGCGTCGTCTCGCGCGATAGGGACCTCGCGGGACGGCTCCGTCCCGCGCTCTCGCGGCTCTTCTTCCACCTCTGTCCTCCAACTCCGTGCGACCGGGGGCGGCGCGCACGACGTGCCAATTCTTCCTCCATCGCGCGCGACGTGCGAGATCGCATGCGACTGAGAGGCACTCTACGGCAGTAACTGGACAAAAGTCCAGTCTTCATCCCCGGCCGCGCTCTAGGATTGTCGGCGATGGCTTCCTCATCGAAGGTGCGCCGGGCGCGCGGCGAGCGGCGGCGGCGTGAGCTGCTCGAGGCCGCGCTGGTGGTGATCGACGAGCGCGGCGTGCAGGCGACGACCCACCGCGCCGTCGCCGAGGCGGCGGGCGTGCCGCTCGCCACGACGACGTACTACTTCGAGTCGATCGACCATCTGCTGGAGGACGCGCTGCTGCTGTTCGTGACCGAGGAGGCGGCGCGGCTGCAGGCGCTCGCCGAGCAGCTGCGCGGAACGACCGCCCCGGCGTACGAGATCGCCGAGGGCTTCGCGCGCGAGCTCGCCGAGGGCTCGCCGTGGGCGGTCCCACTCAAGCGCGTGCAGTGGGAGCTGTACCTGGAGGCGTCGCGCCGCCCGCGCCTGCGCGATGCCGCGCAGGAGTGCGTCGAGATGTACGTCGCTGTGACCGAGGCGGCGCTGACCGCCGCCGGCGCGCCACGCGCCGCCGAGGGCGCGCGGCTGTTCGTCGCGCTGGCCGACGGCCTCGGCCTGCACGGCAGCTTCGCGGCCGACGCCGACCCCGGCTCCCACGACGAGCTGGCGGCGGCGCTGCTGGAGCTGTTCATCCCGTTCGCGATGGACGCCGACGAACGTGCCGCGTGGGAGCGGCGGCTCGGCGTGCCCGTCGCCGAGCAACCGTGATCGACCGCCCCGACGTGCTCGTGCTGGGCGCCGGGGGCGCGCTCGGCGAGCGCTGGATGCACGGCGTGCTGGCCGGTGTGGAGCATGCGACCGGGATCGCGCTCAGCGCGACGGAGCAGCTCGTCGGCACCTCCGCCGGCGCGATCGTCGCCGCGCACCTGCTCGCCGGCCGGGCGCCGGTCGGGCCGGCGGACGCCGCGTCGCTCGTGAGCGAGCTGGCGGCGGAGGGCGGCGCGGATGCGGGCGCGACTGATGCGGGCGCGGCGAGCGGCGTGCCGGGACGGGCGCGGCGGCTGATCGGGGCGCTGCCGCGCGGCGCGGGCAGGCTGGCGCGTGGGGCCGCAGCGCCGCTCGCGCCCTACGCACTCGCGGCGACGCGGCCGCCGGGCGCGCTGCTGCGTGCGAACGTGCTCGGGCGGATCGATGCGCCGCGTGCGACGCTCGACGAGCTGGGCCGCAGGCTCGCGCGCGACGAGCTGCGCTTCGACGGGCGCCTGCGCGTCGTCTGCGTCGAGCGCGAGAGCGGGCGGCGCGTCGTCTTCGGCGCCCCCGGCGCGCCGCCCGCGACCGTCGCGGAGGCGGTGCAGGCGTCGTGCAGCGTGCCGTGGCTCTACCGCCCGGTGACGATCGGCGAGCACGAGTACGTCGACGGCGGGTTGTGGAGCCCGACGAGCATCGACGTCGCGCCGGCCGCTCGCGAGACGCGCGTCCTCTGCCTCAACCCGACGGGCAGCTCCGGCGGCGACGTGGCACGGGCACCGCGGACGGAGTCCGTGGTCGGTGTGATCCGCACCACGTCCCGCTCCGCCGCCGCGCTCGAGGCGACGACGCTGCGCTCGCGCGGCGCCGAGGTCACTGTCGTCGCACCCGACCGCGCCGCCGCCGCGGCGCTCGCCGGCGGCTGGGTCGGCCAGACCGGCGCCGACCCCGCCGAGCAGGCGGTCGCCGCCGGCTTCCGGCAGGGCGTCGCGCTCGGGCGCGCCGACGGCTGAGCGGTCTCGCCCGGCGGGCGGCGGGTGGCCGGCGGCCAGCGGCGAGCGGCGGCGACACGATGCGCCGGCGCCGCTCGGACCGTCACCGGCTCAGCGCAGAGCGTGCACGAGGCGGACGCTTCTGCCCGTCTCGTCAGTCAGCCGCAAGGTGACAGAGCCGGTGCCACGACGTGATCTGACGGGCACACGGAACACGATGCGGTGCGTTCCGGCCGCAAGCGCAGACCGCTGCCACCTGCGATCAGCGCCGGGCTGCCGGACCAGTGCTCTCAGCGTTCCACGCACATTCGTCTGCACCCGCACGACGAGCTGACCGCCGCGCCGCTTCGCGCCGAGCACCGTCAGCTTCGGGGCGACGACGGGCTTGGTGGACGGCGTCGCCACCGGCAGGTGGGGTCTCTCGGCGGGCGGCGGCGCCGAGGGCTGCGTCCGCAGCTGGACGAGGTTCCACAGCTCGCCCGCTATCCCGCCCTGGCCGGGCTGCACCACATACTGCGCGTTGTACGTGAGCT encodes:
- a CDS encoding TetR/AcrR family transcriptional regulator, which produces MASSSKVRRARGERRRRELLEAALVVIDERGVQATTHRAVAEAAGVPLATTTYYFESIDHLLEDALLLFVTEEAARLQALAEQLRGTTAPAYEIAEGFARELAEGSPWAVPLKRVQWELYLEASRRPRLRDAAQECVEMYVAVTEAALTAAGAPRAAEGARLFVALADGLGLHGSFAADADPGSHDELAAALLELFIPFAMDADERAAWERRLGVPVAEQP
- a CDS encoding multicopper oxidase domain-containing protein produces the protein MEEEPRERGTEPSREVPIARDDAPAGGAPPHDAFDVPSLDAPSASRFGGVDRRGFLALGGTGALFCTLAASGSTASDPKETVRAVAAADKAAAKVRRPRRIALDPRDKDRFPTPQPQPGGRVREYWVQARSLMWDWAPSGRDEWMDAPVPKKKSKRLFRAFVYQLYSPGYARPIGPAAMPGPTLHAEVGDTIVVHLRNADEHFRQAITMHPHGVKYNPDYDGSYFGPFTRVGGFIAPDEEFTYTWECPPDSVGVWPYHDHGPNHTLNTFRGLFGAIVVREKGAKAPDVEEIVWFHSLGPEVTGLNRVLHCMNGYAYAGNTPTFRAKVGQDVAFHVIGGNNDFHTFHIHGHRWRDSKGGAYTDTPTVGPFETITARFTEDNPGRWMYHCHVMSHQDAGMAGWYIVDPA
- a CDS encoding patatin-like phospholipase family protein: MIDRPDVLVLGAGGALGERWMHGVLAGVEHATGIALSATEQLVGTSAGAIVAAHLLAGRAPVGPADAASLVSELAAEGGADAGATDAGAASGVPGRARRLIGALPRGAGRLARGAAAPLAPYALAATRPPGALLRANVLGRIDAPRATLDELGRRLARDELRFDGRLRVVCVERESGRRVVFGAPGAPPATVAEAVQASCSVPWLYRPVTIGEHEYVDGGLWSPTSIDVAPAARETRVLCLNPTGSSGGDVARAPRTESVVGVIRTTSRSAAALEATTLRSRGAEVTVVAPDRAAAAALAGGWVGQTGADPAEQAVAAGFRQGVALGRADG